One genomic segment of Parus major isolate Abel chromosome 23, Parus_major1.1, whole genome shotgun sequence includes these proteins:
- the PTAFR gene encoding platelet-activating factor receptor isoform X2, which produces MLHDTMMSGKGKGGGEGSADSFISCHIDSEFRYNLFTVFYSIIFILGFVANCYVLWIFSRIYPTKKLNEIKIFMVNLTVADLLFLVTMPMWIVYYHHHGDWIMPEFLCNVAGCLFFVNTYSSVAFLMVITYNRYQAVTNPIKAAQLTTQRRGIYLSAAIWILIVGSSLYYLFDNNTNQEQVNSRNFTRCFERYDSSSGVSAVLAIHVIICILFYIIFLLILGWNIVIIRTLFSKSVHPRKSAHVKQRALWMVCTVLAVFIICFVPHHIVHLPWTLTVLEQWKKENCQLRQQLNDAHQVTLCLLSTNCVLDPIIYCFLTKKFQKHLSENLKSMKGSRKCSRQTTDTVIEGTIHQEDAIRIG; this is translated from the coding sequence ATGCTTCATGATACCATGATGTCCGGAAAGGGCAAAGGAGGTGGAGAAGGCAGTGCTGATTCCTTCATTTCATGCCACATAGACTCTGAGTTTCGCTACAACCTCTTCACTGTTTTCTACAGTATTATCTTCATTCTGGGCTTTGTTGCCAACTGCTATGTTCTCTGGATTTTCAGCCGTATTTACCCCACCAAGAAACTCAATGAAATCAAGATATTCATGGTGAACCTAACAGTAGCTGACTTGCTCTTCTTAGTTACGATGCCAATGTGGATTGTTTACTACCACCACCATGGAGACTGGATCATGCCTGAGTTCCTTTGTAATGTGGCtggctgtttattttttgttaatacCTACTCCTCTGTTGCTTTTCTAATGGTCATCACATACAACCGTTACCAAGCTGTGACTAATCCTATTAAAGCTGCTCAGCTGACCACCCAGAGAAGAGGAATCTACCTATCAGCAGCTATCTGGATCCTAATAGTGGGCAGCTCTTTGTATTACCTTTTTGACAATAATACTAATCAGGAGCAGGTTAACTCCAGGAATTTCACGCGGTGCTTTGAGCGCTATGACTCCTCGAGTGGTGTTTCAGCTGTTCTCGCCATTCATGTCATCATCTGCATCCTCTTCtatataattttccttttaatactGGGTTGGAACATTGTGATTATCAGGACCTTGTTCTCCAAGTCAGTGCATCCACGGAAGAGCGCTCACGTCAAGCAAAGGGCCCTCTGGATGGTGTGCACAGTGCTGGCTGTGTTCATCATTTGCTTTGTGCCCCATCACATCGTGCACCTGCCCTGGACTCTGACTGTTCTGGAAcagtggaagaaggaaaactgtCAGCTGCGCCAACAGCTCAATGATGCTCACCAGGTGACTTTGTGCCTCTTGAGTACGAACTGTGTGTTGGACCCGATCATCTACTGCTTCCTCACCAAGAAGTTCCAGAAGCATCTTTCAGAAAACCTGAAAAGCATGAAAGGGAGTCGCAAATGCTCCAGGCAAACAACAGACACGGTGATTGAGGGCACCATTCACCAAGAGGATGCCATTAGGATCGGTTAG
- the PTAFR gene encoding platelet-activating factor receptor isoform X1, with amino-acid sequence MEGTCMFTLPSITSAKPGSLQTVKFTRAPEQSLVATILLCRTRNGGVGGQCPGAPSEGTVNNSCAQVRRKAVAGNCASDMLHDTMMSGKGKGGGEGSADSFISCHIDSEFRYNLFTVFYSIIFILGFVANCYVLWIFSRIYPTKKLNEIKIFMVNLTVADLLFLVTMPMWIVYYHHHGDWIMPEFLCNVAGCLFFVNTYSSVAFLMVITYNRYQAVTNPIKAAQLTTQRRGIYLSAAIWILIVGSSLYYLFDNNTNQEQVNSRNFTRCFERYDSSSGVSAVLAIHVIICILFYIIFLLILGWNIVIIRTLFSKSVHPRKSAHVKQRALWMVCTVLAVFIICFVPHHIVHLPWTLTVLEQWKKENCQLRQQLNDAHQVTLCLLSTNCVLDPIIYCFLTKKFQKHLSENLKSMKGSRKCSRQTTDTVIEGTIHQEDAIRIG; translated from the exons ATGGAGGGGACGTGCATGTTCACTCTCCCTTCCATAACATCTGCTAAACCTGGCAGTCTGCAGACAGTAAAGTTCACCAGAGCTCCTGAGCAAAGTTTGGTGGCCACCATCCTGTTGTGCAGAACTAGAAATGGAGGTGTGGGTGGACAGTGCCCTGGGGCACCATCTGAAGGGACTGTGAACAACAGCTGTGCCCAG GtaagaagaaaagctgtggcAGGAAATTGTGCTTCAGACATGCTTCATGATACCATGATGTCCGGAAAGGGCAAAGGAGGTGGAGAAGGCAGTGCTGATTCCTTCATTTCATGCCACATAGACTCTGAGTTTCGCTACAACCTCTTCACTGTTTTCTACAGTATTATCTTCATTCTGGGCTTTGTTGCCAACTGCTATGTTCTCTGGATTTTCAGCCGTATTTACCCCACCAAGAAACTCAATGAAATCAAGATATTCATGGTGAACCTAACAGTAGCTGACTTGCTCTTCTTAGTTACGATGCCAATGTGGATTGTTTACTACCACCACCATGGAGACTGGATCATGCCTGAGTTCCTTTGTAATGTGGCtggctgtttattttttgttaatacCTACTCCTCTGTTGCTTTTCTAATGGTCATCACATACAACCGTTACCAAGCTGTGACTAATCCTATTAAAGCTGCTCAGCTGACCACCCAGAGAAGAGGAATCTACCTATCAGCAGCTATCTGGATCCTAATAGTGGGCAGCTCTTTGTATTACCTTTTTGACAATAATACTAATCAGGAGCAGGTTAACTCCAGGAATTTCACGCGGTGCTTTGAGCGCTATGACTCCTCGAGTGGTGTTTCAGCTGTTCTCGCCATTCATGTCATCATCTGCATCCTCTTCtatataattttccttttaatactGGGTTGGAACATTGTGATTATCAGGACCTTGTTCTCCAAGTCAGTGCATCCACGGAAGAGCGCTCACGTCAAGCAAAGGGCCCTCTGGATGGTGTGCACAGTGCTGGCTGTGTTCATCATTTGCTTTGTGCCCCATCACATCGTGCACCTGCCCTGGACTCTGACTGTTCTGGAAcagtggaagaaggaaaactgtCAGCTGCGCCAACAGCTCAATGATGCTCACCAGGTGACTTTGTGCCTCTTGAGTACGAACTGTGTGTTGGACCCGATCATCTACTGCTTCCTCACCAAGAAGTTCCAGAAGCATCTTTCAGAAAACCTGAAAAGCATGAAAGGGAGTCGCAAATGCTCCAGGCAAACAACAGACACGGTGATTGAGGGCACCATTCACCAAGAGGATGCCATTAGGATCGGTTAG